In Halarcobacter bivalviorum, a genomic segment contains:
- a CDS encoding CheR family methyltransferase, whose product MIANRLHKLKRDTKYTGDIDHLLDAIEEGSFTMEFINSFTTNKTHFFREEFHFTDLRDRVLPQFANSGRDVKMYCSASSTGEEPYSMAMTVLETQDLLNSRINASIIATDIDTNVLQYAANGVYRYAKSSKEFPNWIKPPKFFKRRVNKTLTTEEILIKVKPELQKMVTFQVNNLNDSSYPFQKDYFDVIFCRNVLIYFSSEDQNKILKRLFSHLKIGGTLYLGHSENPHDLVNYVDRIGQNIFIKKKEYN is encoded by the coding sequence ATGATAGCAAACAGGCTTCATAAGTTAAAAAGAGATACTAAATACACTGGTGATATTGATCATTTACTTGATGCAATAGAAGAGGGTTCTTTCACTATGGAATTTATTAACTCTTTTACAACAAATAAGACTCATTTTTTTAGGGAAGAGTTTCATTTTACAGATTTAAGAGATAGAGTTCTTCCTCAATTTGCTAATTCTGGAAGAGATGTTAAAATGTATTGTTCTGCTTCATCAACAGGAGAAGAACCATATTCGATGGCAATGACTGTTTTAGAGACACAAGATTTACTAAATAGTCGAATTAATGCCTCAATTATAGCAACAGATATAGATACTAATGTATTACAATATGCAGCAAATGGTGTATATAGATATGCAAAATCATCAAAAGAGTTTCCAAACTGGATAAAACCACCTAAATTTTTTAAAAGAAGAGTTAATAAAACTTTAACTACAGAAGAAATTTTAATAAAAGTTAAACCAGAACTTCAAAAAATGGTTACTTTTCAGGTTAACAATTTAAATGATTCATCATATCCTTTTCAAAAAGATTATTTTGATGTGATATTTTGTAGAAATGTATTAATTTATTTCTCTTCTGAAGATCAAAATAAAATTTTAAAAAGACTATTTTCTCATTTAAAAATAGGTGGAACATTATATTTAGGGCATTCTGAGAATCCTCATGATTTAGTTAATTATGTAGATAGAATAGGTCAAAATATATTTATTAAAAAAAAGGAATATAATTGA
- a CDS encoding chemotaxis protein CheA yields the protein MSGFDISKYREMFVEEAEELFESADNVLLEAESNGTLTDEEMGQLFRDVHTLKGSGASVELNLFAEFTHDVENMMDKLRNHQIEFQPEMAGTLIDGLDVMKELLELEVAEELTREMFEEKTSELLTVIRAYINGETPTETQQETPVVVETVAAPVEVPQTNTDNIGLYDENINDNKFNVTFGFFNDEINQDNENYGFFDEELDKLSQTAQTPVIEHDDNDDFGFFDDMAAITADSKLEANNSDQKEELIAQEEKATPIAQETKPVATQQTPTASAASKKIPERKEKDTGKKVAASNNNNIRVNLEKIDLLMNNVGDLVITNAMLTQFSTTIEADKTRNAVLERLELLERHIREMQDSIMSIRMVPMDAIYSKFPKVVRDISKKLGKKVEFKHYGDGVEIDKAMIEGLTDPLMHIIRNSLDHGLETPDVRIANGKEEVGIIAISAEQANGQMIITIEDDGKGIDGERVALKALEQGQIDENQYNTMSDNEKAMLVFGAGVSTADKITDISGRGVGMDVVKTNIQKLGGAIKLDTTPGAGTIITIMLPLTLAILDGLDIAVGNQKYILPLSSIVESLQPTSEMIKKIGDGSQDLLMLREEFIPVVRLHQLFGVEPTFENLEDGMLIVVKSGNQKVAISIDEFLNQHQVVVKPLDKNFRSVEGIGAATVRGDGSIGLILDVLGIINAQIKIEKDLTAAQFAS from the coding sequence ATGTCTGGTTTTGATATATCTAAATATAGAGAGATGTTTGTAGAGGAAGCTGAAGAGCTTTTTGAATCTGCAGATAATGTTTTACTTGAAGCAGAAAGCAATGGAACACTTACTGATGAAGAGATGGGACAACTGTTCAGAGATGTTCATACTCTAAAAGGAAGTGGAGCTTCTGTTGAATTAAATCTTTTTGCTGAATTTACTCATGATGTTGAAAATATGATGGATAAATTAAGAAATCATCAAATTGAATTCCAACCAGAAATGGCAGGAACTTTGATAGATGGTTTAGATGTTATGAAAGAACTTCTTGAATTAGAAGTTGCAGAAGAACTTACAAGAGAAATGTTTGAAGAAAAGACATCAGAACTTTTAACTGTTATTAGAGCATACATAAATGGAGAAACACCTACTGAAACTCAACAAGAAACACCTGTTGTAGTTGAAACTGTTGCTGCTCCAGTAGAAGTACCTCAAACAAATACAGATAATATAGGTCTTTATGATGAAAATATTAATGATAATAAGTTTAATGTAACTTTTGGATTTTTTAATGATGAAATCAATCAAGACAATGAGAATTATGGTTTCTTCGATGAAGAATTAGATAAATTATCTCAAACAGCGCAAACCCCTGTAATAGAACATGATGATAATGATGATTTTGGTTTCTTTGATGATATGGCAGCAATTACTGCGGATTCAAAACTTGAAGCAAATAATAGTGATCAAAAAGAAGAATTAATTGCACAAGAAGAGAAAGCTACTCCTATAGCTCAAGAAACTAAGCCTGTAGCAACTCAACAAACTCCAACAGCTTCAGCAGCTAGTAAAAAAATACCTGAAAGAAAAGAGAAAGATACAGGTAAAAAAGTTGCAGCTTCAAATAATAATAATATTAGAGTAAATCTTGAAAAGATCGATTTACTAATGAATAATGTTGGAGATTTAGTTATTACAAATGCTATGTTAACTCAATTTTCTACAACGATTGAAGCTGATAAAACTAGAAATGCTGTTCTTGAAAGATTAGAATTATTAGAGAGACATATTAGGGAGATGCAAGACTCTATTATGAGTATCAGAATGGTACCTATGGATGCTATTTACTCTAAATTCCCTAAAGTTGTAAGAGATATCTCTAAAAAATTAGGTAAAAAAGTAGAATTTAAGCATTATGGTGATGGTGTTGAAATTGATAAAGCAATGATTGAAGGATTAACAGATCCTTTAATGCATATTATTAGAAATTCTTTAGACCACGGTTTAGAGACACCTGATGTAAGAATTGCAAATGGAAAAGAAGAAGTTGGTATTATTGCAATTTCTGCTGAACAAGCAAATGGTCAAATGATTATTACTATTGAGGATGATGGTAAAGGTATTGATGGAGAAAGAGTTGCACTTAAAGCTTTAGAGCAAGGGCAAATTGATGAAAATCAATATAATACAATGAGTGACAATGAAAAAGCAATGCTTGTATTTGGAGCAGGAGTTTCAACAGCAGATAAGATTACTGATATCTCAGGAAGAGGTGTTGGAATGGACGTTGTTAAAACTAATATCCAAAAACTTGGTGGTGCAATTAAATTAGATACTACACCAGGAGCAGGTACTATAATTACTATTATGTTACCTCTAACTCTTGCAATTCTTGATGGCTTAGATATAGCAGTAGGAAATCAAAAATATATTTTACCATTAAGTTCAATTGTTGAATCATTACAACCAACTTCAGAAATGATTAAAAAGATTGGTGATGGTTCTCAAGATTTATTAATGTTAAGAGAAGAGTTTATTCCTGTAGTAAGGCTACATCAATTATTCGGTGTTGAACCAACTTTTGAAAACTTAGAAGATGGAATGTTAATTGTTGTTAAGTCAGGTAATCAAAAAGTTGCAATTTCTATTGATGAGTTCTTAAATCAACATCAAGTTGTTGTAAAACCTTTAGATAAAAACTTTAGAAGTGTAGAAGGAATAGGTGCTGCAACAGTAAGAGGTGATGGAAGTATTGGTCTAATTTTAGATGTTCTAGGTATTATCAATGCACAAATCAAAATTGAAAAAGATTTAACTGCAGCTCAATTCGCTTCATAA
- a CDS encoding response regulator, whose product MAKLLIVDDSTMLRDMLNYALNEGGYTDVTEAIDGVDGLEKAKATSYDLIITDVNMPNMDGLTLIGELRKLPQYASKPILVLTTERSDEMKAKGKAAGATGWIVKPFVPEQLLKAVNIVLSR is encoded by the coding sequence ATGGCTAAGCTTTTAATCGTAGATGATTCTACAATGTTAAGGGATATGCTAAACTATGCGCTGAACGAAGGTGGTTATACTGACGTAACAGAGGCAATTGATGGAGTTGATGGTTTAGAAAAAGCTAAGGCAACTTCATATGATTTAATTATTACTGATGTTAACATGCCTAATATGGATGGTTTAACATTAATTGGTGAATTAAGAAAATTACCACAATATGCTTCAAAACCTATTTTAGTTTTAACAACTGAAAGAAGTGATGAAATGAAAGCTAAAGGTAAAGCTGCAGGAGCTACTGGTTGGATTGTAAAACCTTTTGTACCAGAGCAGTTACTAAAAGCAGTAAACATAGTTTTAAGTAGATAA
- a CDS encoding polyribonucleotide nucleotidyltransferase codes for MSTVCEFELNGKQEVFEFNKVAKQSNGSVLAKLGNAVVLATVVSEFDNPVEEDFTPLTVQYVEKTYAAAKLPGGFIKREAKPSEFETLTSRVIDRSLRPLFPKGYVYPTTITVMVLSADKDVDLQVLSLNAASAALYTSNLPIRKSVAGVRIGKINGEYVVNPKNDEMDDSTLDLYVAGSKEELLMIEMKSISSEEMVEVDIEAFTKVHQTNEMSEDDLVEAISVAQNALKESNETYEKGFESVCKELADVKLVEFSIDEAIINHVRNNYLENIKEAIKKLAKSERATELKEVARLILVDEYCVEKELEFSTIYEAVSIVKREAVREMIVNEKVRADGRGLKDVRPISIDTNILPSAHSSCLFTRGETQALVVGTLAGSKDGQMYEILTEKSTSTENFMVHYNFPGFSVGEAKPMFGVGRRELGHGNLAKKALEATIDKDYSETVRLVSEILESNGSSSMATVCGGSLALKAAGVPISNLVAGVAMGMVVEGDNYSVLTDIMGLEDHDGDMDFKVAGTKEGITALQMDIKLGGIELSVLKEALLQAKEGREHILGLMEEAAQEIVPSEALPLIEQFAIDPSKFMVIIGKAGATIKEIIEKFSVSIDLDRDTGNVKVSGENKQNVLDACEHIKTISNNAPERKDNQKKYIDFEKLYSIDEILTGKVVRIADFGAFIELPKGGEGLLHISKISKERVNKVEDVLKVDDNVEIKVLKVKKDRIELASAQF; via the coding sequence ATGTCAACAGTATGTGAATTTGAATTAAATGGGAAACAAGAGGTTTTCGAATTTAATAAAGTAGCTAAGCAATCAAACGGATCAGTATTAGCTAAATTAGGAAATGCAGTTGTTCTAGCAACTGTAGTTAGTGAGTTTGATAATCCTGTTGAAGAAGATTTTACTCCTTTAACAGTACAGTATGTTGAAAAAACTTATGCTGCTGCAAAACTACCAGGTGGTTTTATAAAAAGAGAAGCAAAACCTAGTGAGTTTGAAACATTAACATCAAGGGTTATTGATAGAAGTTTAAGACCATTATTTCCAAAAGGATATGTATATCCAACAACTATTACTGTAATGGTATTAAGTGCCGATAAAGATGTTGATTTACAAGTTTTATCATTAAATGCAGCAAGTGCAGCTTTATATACTTCTAATTTACCAATAAGAAAATCTGTTGCAGGTGTTAGAATTGGAAAAATCAATGGAGAGTATGTAGTTAATCCTAAAAATGATGAAATGGATGATTCAACATTAGACTTATATGTAGCTGGTTCAAAAGAAGAACTTTTAATGATTGAAATGAAATCAATCTCATCAGAAGAGATGGTTGAAGTAGATATTGAAGCATTTACAAAAGTACACCAAACAAATGAGATGAGTGAAGATGATTTAGTTGAAGCTATTTCAGTTGCGCAAAATGCTTTAAAAGAATCAAATGAAACATATGAAAAAGGTTTTGAATCAGTTTGTAAAGAACTTGCAGATGTAAAACTAGTAGAATTTTCAATTGATGAAGCAATTATCAATCATGTAAGAAATAACTACTTAGAAAATATCAAAGAAGCTATTAAAAAATTAGCTAAAAGTGAAAGAGCTACAGAGTTAAAAGAAGTAGCAAGATTAATTTTAGTTGATGAATATTGTGTTGAAAAAGAACTTGAGTTTAGTACTATTTATGAAGCTGTTTCAATAGTAAAAAGAGAAGCAGTAAGAGAAATGATTGTAAATGAGAAAGTAAGAGCTGATGGAAGAGGGCTTAAAGATGTAAGACCTATCTCTATTGATACAAATATTTTACCTTCTGCACACTCTTCTTGTCTTTTTACAAGAGGTGAAACACAAGCTTTAGTTGTAGGTACTTTAGCAGGTTCTAAAGATGGTCAAATGTATGAAATTTTAACTGAAAAATCAACTTCTACTGAAAATTTCATGGTTCACTATAACTTTCCAGGTTTTTCTGTGGGTGAAGCTAAACCTATGTTTGGAGTAGGGAGAAGAGAATTAGGACATGGAAACTTAGCTAAAAAAGCATTAGAAGCAACAATTGATAAAGATTATAGTGAAACAGTAAGATTAGTTTCTGAAATTTTAGAATCAAATGGTTCTTCTTCAATGGCTACTGTTTGTGGTGGTTCTTTAGCTTTAAAAGCAGCAGGTGTTCCTATTTCTAACTTAGTAGCAGGTGTTGCTATGGGTATGGTTGTAGAAGGTGATAACTACTCTGTATTAACTGATATTATGGGTCTTGAGGACCATGATGGAGATATGGATTTTAAAGTAGCAGGAACTAAAGAGGGTATTACTGCTCTTCAAATGGATATTAAACTTGGTGGAATTGAACTTTCAGTATTAAAAGAGGCTTTACTTCAAGCAAAAGAGGGAAGAGAGCATATTTTAGGTCTTATGGAAGAAGCAGCACAAGAGATTGTTCCAAGTGAAGCATTACCATTAATTGAGCAATTTGCCATTGATCCAAGTAAATTTATGGTAATTATTGGTAAAGCAGGTGCAACAATTAAAGAAATTATTGAAAAATTCTCTGTTTCTATTGATTTAGATAGAGACACAGGAAATGTTAAAGTAAGTGGAGAAAACAAACAAAATGTTTTAGATGCTTGTGAACATATTAAAACAATTTCTAATAATGCTCCTGAGAGAAAAGATAATCAAAAGAAATATATTGATTTTGAAAAACTATATAGTATTGATGAAATTCTTACTGGAAAAGTAGTAAGAATTGCTGACTTTGGTGCATTTATAGAATTACCAAAGGGTGGGGAAGGTCTTTTACATATTTCAAAGATTTCTAAAGAGAGAGTTAATAAAGTAGAAGATGTTTTAAAAGTAGATGATAATGTTGAAATTAAAGTGTTAAAAGTTAAGAAAGATAGAATAGAACTGGCTTCAGCTCAGTTTTAA
- a CDS encoding phosphoribosyltransferase gives MTPDKIFFKNREVAAYRLIDVLPVNKMKLEEWIVIATSYGGYPVAKIIAKELEGSCDVMFSRKILSPNNEDCEVAIVTETEEVVIHEELVKAFDISLDFVFSKSRYIYDNDLSKMVCKHRRGKKLGSFTNKNILLVDEGLNTSLTMMACIKTAINLGAKSVSVATPILPKVSINTIESIADDLYYVESLDHFIDIGFYYDQLEEITYDDLLKIMNKG, from the coding sequence ATGACTCCTGATAAGATTTTCTTTAAAAATAGAGAAGTAGCTGCATATAGACTTATTGATGTTCTTCCTGTAAATAAAATGAAACTTGAAGAATGGATTGTAATTGCTACTTCTTATGGAGGGTACCCTGTTGCTAAAATTATTGCAAAAGAGTTAGAAGGTAGTTGTGATGTAATGTTTTCTAGAAAAATTTTATCTCCAAACAATGAAGACTGTGAAGTTGCAATTGTTACAGAAACAGAAGAAGTTGTAATACATGAAGAGTTAGTTAAAGCTTTTGATATTAGTTTAGATTTTGTTTTTTCAAAATCTAGATATATTTATGATAATGATTTATCTAAAATGGTGTGTAAACATAGAAGAGGTAAAAAATTAGGAAGTTTTACAAACAAAAATATACTTCTAGTTGATGAAGGTTTAAATACTAGTCTTACAATGATGGCTTGTATTAAAACAGCAATTAACTTAGGAGCAAAATCTGTTTCTGTAGCAACACCAATTTTACCAAAAGTAAGCATAAATACTATAGAATCTATTGCAGATGACTTATATTATGTAGAGAGTCTTGATCATTTTATAGATATTGGATTTTATTATGATCAATTAGAAGAAATTACTTATGATGACTTATTAAAAATTATGAATAAAGGATAA
- a CDS encoding LPS-assembly protein LptD, with product MLKKVLATAILVVFLHAENEKFQVIANNLNTKNNILVANGDVVVFSPSYYITAQKIIHDKDKNTLELFDDVVIVKNNNVQTKSDYAFLDLNTDDLYQKPNIFYEEKSAIWINSKESDKKNDLITLGKSILSSCDCVDPDWSIRSSSMDYDTKDMWINTYNTTLYVKDFPVIYTPYLGFSTDTRRRTGLLIPLLGYSRNEGFYYNQPIYFAPAPNYDIELVPQIRTNRGYGSYLYFRYADSPDSMLRIGTGYFKEKDSYVKEHNLRNDEHYGFNLDYERVNLFADTFDSKDGLYASIRYLNDVEFNSLEDSRYQESIEKKIESKINYVYDTPNYLLGAYSRYYIDTQKESNADTLQELPKLQAHSYTRPLFFDRLLYSTDLKYTNHYKREGLTADQYEFSIPVSYSFSLFDDYLTLTLKNQITANKLKYKNESSIDFEDATFVENSTSVILNSDLIKPYENYIHTMNLSAEYNHFNTVTEEGDLYSISTDNAQLSPFPISESSDNIIFGLNQSIYDKEDLSQIINHRIRQSIIYDDADNAKLHNLENQITYNYGLGQISNKVVYNHQDKEFIEHSSNFTFNYEDYYLGLGYYMSKDTPNSGKEELESYNIATSYKLSHDYKITYSTTYDLERDYRSKEAISFNINDMCWNFDIRLERETEPASTNDLTPIRQDIFYVQLVLKPLGTLKQQFELKRND from the coding sequence ATGCTTAAAAAAGTTTTAGCAACAGCAATCTTAGTTGTATTTTTACATGCAGAAAATGAAAAGTTTCAAGTAATTGCTAATAATTTAAATACAAAGAATAATATCTTAGTAGCAAATGGAGATGTAGTTGTTTTTTCTCCAAGCTACTATATAACTGCACAAAAAATAATTCATGATAAAGATAAAAATACTTTAGAGCTTTTTGATGATGTTGTTATTGTTAAAAATAATAATGTTCAAACAAAAAGTGATTATGCATTTTTAGATTTAAATACAGATGACTTATATCAAAAACCAAATATTTTTTATGAAGAAAAAAGTGCTATTTGGATTAATTCAAAAGAGTCTGATAAAAAGAATGATTTAATTACTTTAGGTAAATCTATTCTTTCTAGTTGTGATTGTGTAGATCCAGATTGGAGTATTCGATCTTCTAGTATGGATTATGATACTAAAGATATGTGGATTAATACATATAACACAACTTTATATGTAAAAGATTTTCCAGTAATTTATACTCCTTATTTAGGATTCTCTACTGATACAAGAAGAAGAACAGGTCTTCTTATTCCTTTATTAGGTTATTCAAGAAATGAAGGATTTTACTATAATCAACCAATATATTTTGCTCCAGCACCAAATTATGATATAGAATTAGTTCCACAAATTAGAACTAATAGAGGATATGGTTCTTACTTATATTTTAGATATGCAGACTCACCAGATTCTATGTTAAGAATTGGAACAGGATATTTTAAAGAAAAAGATTCTTATGTAAAAGAGCATAATCTAAGAAATGATGAACACTATGGATTTAATTTAGATTATGAAAGAGTAAATCTTTTTGCAGATACTTTTGACTCAAAAGATGGTCTATATGCATCTATTAGATATTTAAATGATGTAGAGTTTAACTCTTTAGAAGATAGTAGATATCAAGAATCTATTGAGAAAAAAATTGAATCAAAAATAAATTATGTATATGATACACCAAATTATCTTTTAGGTGCATATTCAAGATACTATATTGATACTCAAAAAGAGTCAAATGCAGATACCTTACAGGAATTACCAAAACTGCAAGCTCACTCTTATACAAGACCTCTATTTTTTGATAGATTATTATATTCTACAGATTTAAAATATACAAATCATTATAAAAGAGAAGGTTTAACAGCTGATCAATATGAATTTTCTATTCCTGTTTCTTACTCATTTTCACTATTTGATGACTATTTAACACTTACTCTTAAAAATCAAATTACAGCAAATAAACTGAAATATAAAAATGAATCTTCTATTGATTTTGAAGATGCAACATTTGTTGAAAATTCAACAAGTGTTATTTTAAACAGTGATTTAATAAAACCTTATGAAAATTATATTCATACAATGAATTTAAGTGCAGAATATAATCATTTCAATACAGTTACTGAAGAGGGTGACTTATATAGTATTTCTACTGATAATGCTCAATTAAGTCCTTTCCCTATTTCAGAAAGCTCTGATAATATTATATTTGGTCTTAATCAATCAATTTATGATAAAGAAGATTTAAGTCAAATTATTAATCATAGAATTAGACAATCAATAATCTATGATGATGCAGATAATGCTAAATTACATAATTTAGAAAATCAAATTACTTATAATTATGGTTTAGGTCAAATTTCAAATAAAGTTGTTTATAATCATCAAGATAAAGAGTTTATTGAGCACTCTTCTAATTTTACTTTTAATTATGAAGACTATTATTTAGGGTTAGGATATTATATGTCTAAAGATACTCCTAATTCAGGGAAAGAAGAATTAGAATCTTATAATATTGCAACAAGCTATAAATTATCTCATGATTATAAAATTACTTATTCAACAACTTATGATTTAGAAAGAGATTATAGAAGTAAAGAGGCTATCTCTTTTAATATTAATGATATGTGTTGGAACTTTGATATTAGACTTGAAAGAGAAACAGAGCCTGCTTCAACAAATGATTTAACACCAATTAGGCAAGATATTTTTTATGTTCAGTTAGTATTAAAACCTCTTGGTACATTAAAACAACAATTTGAATTAAAAAGAAATGATTAA
- a CDS encoding RDD family protein: MNTENLELASNRKRALAYVIDDFLVTFIIVAMFWDNIVLNGTDLVSVLAVMNAFIWQVLLLKFIYQTFFIWYYGATVGKIITKIRVIDFNNFGRVSLLTSATRSVFRLISEMFFYFGFIFAFFTESRQTLHDKVGRTLVINA; encoded by the coding sequence ATGAATACAGAAAATTTAGAATTAGCTTCAAATAGAAAAAGAGCTTTAGCTTATGTAATTGATGACTTCTTAGTTACATTTATTATTGTAGCAATGTTTTGGGATAATATAGTATTAAATGGGACAGATTTAGTTTCTGTTCTTGCTGTAATGAATGCTTTTATTTGGCAAGTACTACTATTGAAATTTATTTATCAAACTTTTTTTATTTGGTATTATGGTGCAACAGTTGGTAAAATTATTACTAAAATTAGAGTTATTGATTTTAATAACTTTGGAAGAGTAAGTTTACTTACTTCTGCTACTAGGTCAGTATTTAGACTTATTAGTGAGATGTTTTTCTATTTTGGTTTTATATTTGCTTTTTTTACAGAGAGTAGACAAACATTACATGATAAAGTAGGAAGGACATTAGTAATTAATGCTTAA
- the purD gene encoding phosphoribosylamine--glycine ligase — MNILILGSGGREYSIGLALSKEKEDHKLYFNPGNGATSQLAENIDIKDYNELAIWAKENFIDLTIVGPEAPLVDGVVDIFKEHGLTVFGPSKAAAQLEGSKVYMKNILKKYNIPTAAFIETTSEKEAHDFIDTMSEPIVVKADGLCAGKGVIIAQSKEEAKQAASDMLSGESFGDAGTSIVVEEYLDGYELSIFAICDGENYKVLPAAQDHKRIGDGDTGPNTGGMGAYAPTPLVNDDIYKKVEERVIKPTLEGMKKEGAPFEGVLFIGVMVVKGEPIILEYNVRFGDPECEILMPLLETPVSELFYKGATKQLDKLDIKIKDDYGVAVVMASGNYPYGSSEPAEIIVDEIVDEDLKEHTHISYAGVSLEDGKLMATGGRVLLCVGFGKSIQEARDRAYALCGQVHFAGKKIRTDIAYQALK; from the coding sequence GTGAATATTTTAATACTTGGTAGTGGTGGAAGAGAATACTCTATTGGTCTTGCACTTTCAAAAGAAAAAGAAGATCATAAATTATATTTTAATCCAGGGAATGGTGCAACTTCTCAACTTGCAGAGAATATTGATATTAAAGATTATAATGAATTAGCAATTTGGGCAAAAGAGAACTTTATTGATTTAACTATCGTTGGACCAGAAGCTCCACTAGTAGATGGTGTTGTTGATATTTTTAAAGAACATGGTTTAACAGTATTTGGACCAAGTAAGGCTGCAGCACAGTTAGAGGGTTCTAAAGTTTATATGAAAAATATTTTAAAAAAATACAACATACCAACAGCAGCATTTATTGAAACTACAAGTGAAAAAGAAGCACATGATTTTATTGATACAATGAGTGAACCAATTGTTGTTAAAGCAGATGGTTTATGTGCTGGAAAAGGTGTAATCATTGCTCAATCAAAAGAGGAAGCTAAACAAGCAGCATCTGATATGCTTAGTGGAGAATCTTTTGGAGATGCAGGAACTTCAATTGTTGTTGAAGAGTACTTAGATGGTTATGAATTATCTATTTTTGCCATTTGTGATGGAGAAAACTATAAAGTTTTACCAGCAGCTCAAGATCATAAAAGAATAGGGGATGGAGATACTGGACCAAATACAGGTGGTATGGGTGCTTATGCTCCAACACCATTAGTAAATGATGATATTTACAAAAAAGTAGAAGAGAGAGTAATTAAACCAACTTTAGAAGGTATGAAAAAAGAAGGTGCTCCTTTTGAAGGTGTTTTATTTATTGGAGTAATGGTTGTAAAAGGTGAACCAATTATTTTAGAATATAATGTAAGATTTGGTGACCCAGAATGTGAAATTTTAATGCCTTTATTAGAAACACCTGTTTCTGAATTATTTTATAAAGGTGCTACAAAACAACTTGATAAATTAGATATTAAAATTAAAGATGATTATGGTGTTGCTGTTGTTATGGCAAGTGGTAATTATCCTTATGGTTCTAGTGAACCAGCAGAAATTATTGTAGATGAAATAGTTGATGAGGATTTAAAAGAACATACTCATATTTCATATGCAGGTGTTTCATTAGAAGATGGTAAACTAATGGCAACAGGAGGAAGAGTTCTTCTTTGTGTTGGTTTTGGTAAATCTATTCAAGAAGCAAGAGATAGAGCTTATGCACTTTGTGGACAAGTTCATTTTGCTGGTAAAAAAATTAGAACAGATATTGCTTATCAAGCATTAAAATAA